In a genomic window of Curtobacterium sp. MCBD17_035:
- a CDS encoding histidine kinase, translating to MRRPTETGRRRFARVGRVLPVAALQLVGTLVLSRWTGPTPGTVPAHPGPPWGPGAGEAVVAAPGPLAIAMLVAAVVVLPFRWRWPVVVLGVTLATTLGYAVLVSPRGPFVAALTMAAVNAWLSGRRRSAAAAVAIGAFALPWVDLATGRSSVLPWGTATVMLAWGGLTIALSELARVRVLRAAEARRARAEAVRRRAEDERVRIARELHDSVAHNMSLINLQAGVALHLGADLPDPTRAALTSIRDASHEALVELRAVLGVLRRVDDPDAGTNSGGAGAATGDGGVVVPERSPVPGLDRLRDLVLRAEAAGLDVTLDVDGDLGAVDRIVDRTAFRIVQESVTNVMKHAPWNRVAVVVGTSAEVLDVTVEDLPDARVRRGPAEPPDTAASAASAASSASAASSASAASSASAASSASASLDAPQDTLDRAQAGLGPSGNGIIGMRERVAAVGGVLEAGPVTGGGWRVHARLPTTGTTQTPTPTTGTTTTTTTGTDITDRRTAALERGQEAHRG from the coding sequence ATGAGGAGACCCACCGAGACCGGGCGGCGGCGGTTCGCGCGCGTCGGCAGGGTGCTCCCGGTCGCGGCACTGCAACTCGTCGGCACCCTCGTCCTGTCGCGCTGGACCGGGCCGACGCCCGGCACCGTGCCCGCTCATCCGGGACCGCCGTGGGGGCCGGGAGCGGGGGAGGCCGTCGTGGCGGCACCCGGTCCGCTCGCGATCGCGATGCTCGTCGCTGCGGTGGTCGTCCTGCCGTTCCGGTGGCGTTGGCCGGTCGTCGTCCTCGGCGTGACGCTGGCGACGACCCTCGGCTACGCGGTCCTCGTGAGCCCGCGGGGTCCCTTCGTGGCGGCCCTCACCATGGCGGCGGTGAACGCGTGGCTGTCGGGTCGTCGCCGTTCCGCGGCCGCGGCGGTGGCGATCGGCGCGTTCGCGCTCCCGTGGGTGGACCTCGCGACCGGGCGTTCGTCCGTCCTGCCCTGGGGGACGGCCACCGTCATGCTCGCGTGGGGTGGGCTCACGATCGCGCTCAGCGAGCTCGCTCGCGTCCGCGTGCTCCGGGCGGCCGAGGCCCGCCGCGCACGCGCGGAAGCGGTCCGGCGGCGCGCCGAGGACGAACGCGTCCGCATCGCTCGCGAGCTGCACGACTCGGTGGCGCACAACATGTCGCTGATCAACCTGCAAGCCGGGGTGGCGCTGCACCTCGGCGCCGACCTGCCGGACCCGACCCGGGCCGCGTTGACGAGCATCCGCGACGCCAGCCACGAGGCCCTCGTGGAGCTCCGCGCGGTGCTCGGGGTCCTCCGGAGGGTGGACGATCCCGACGCGGGAACGAACAGCGGCGGCGCGGGTGCGGCGACCGGGGACGGGGGCGTCGTGGTGCCCGAACGGTCCCCGGTGCCCGGCCTCGATCGACTCCGGGATCTCGTCCTGCGCGCAGAGGCGGCCGGACTCGACGTCACGCTCGACGTCGACGGCGACCTCGGCGCCGTCGACCGCATCGTGGATCGGACGGCGTTCCGCATCGTGCAGGAGTCGGTGACGAACGTCATGAAGCACGCGCCGTGGAATCGTGTCGCGGTGGTCGTCGGCACGTCTGCGGAAGTCCTCGACGTCACCGTGGAGGACCTGCCCGACGCGCGCGTGCGGAGGGGCCCTGCTGAGCCGCCGGACACGGCCGCGTCGGCCGCGTCGGCCGCGTCCTCCGCGTCGGCCGCGTCCTCCGCGTCGGCCGCGTCCTCCGCGTCGGCCGCGTCCTCCGCGTCGGCCTCGTTGGACGCCCCGCAGGACACCCTCGACCGCGCCCAGGCCGGCCTCGGTCCGTCGGGCAACGGCATCATCGGCATGCGGGAGCGGGTGGCTGCGGTCGGCGGCGTGCTCGAAGCCGGCCCGGTCACCGGTGGCGGATGGCGGGTGCACGCGCGGCTCCCGACCACCGGCACGACCCAGACCCCGACCCCGACCACCGGCACGACCACGACCACGACCACGGGCACGGACATCACGGACCGACGGACCGCTGCCCTCGAGCGAGGACAGGAGGCACACCGTGGTTGA
- a CDS encoding MarR family transcriptional regulator: MGTADEDVSDLIAAFASVQRANAALMRQLSLLAGVHENALRALVLIDDTARSTPTEVAGFLELTSGAVTSMLDRLVAGGFIKRIPNPADRRGSLLTLEPAGQAVVAQIRRRYEGVMRAVDAEHRAGLYLVLNDLATGLLEQAQGVVSDAAAAGGDGT; encoded by the coding sequence GTGGGAACAGCGGACGAGGACGTGTCCGACCTCATCGCGGCGTTCGCCTCCGTACAGCGGGCGAACGCCGCCCTCATGCGGCAGCTGAGCCTCCTCGCGGGCGTGCACGAGAACGCGCTGCGGGCGCTCGTGCTCATCGACGACACGGCCCGGTCCACGCCGACCGAGGTCGCCGGGTTCCTCGAGCTGACCTCCGGTGCGGTCACGAGCATGCTCGACCGACTCGTGGCGGGCGGGTTCATCAAGCGGATCCCGAACCCGGCCGACCGGCGCGGGTCCCTGCTGACGCTCGAACCCGCGGGTCAGGCCGTCGTCGCGCAGATCCGGCGCCGCTACGAGGGGGTCATGCGGGCCGTCGACGCCGAGCACCGGGCCGGGCTGTACCTCGTGCTGAACGACCTCGCGACCGGGCTGCTCGAGCAGGCGCAGGGCGTCGTGTCCGACGCGGCCGCCGCGGGCGGAGACGGGACGTAG
- the bcp gene encoding thioredoxin-dependent thiol peroxidase: protein MTERLAAGADAPDFTLPDEHGTPTSLRDLRGRKVIVYFYPAASTPGCTTEACDFRDNMNSLQGAGYTVLGISKDDLPALQRFKDEQALTFPLLSDPDLTVHRAYGAYGEKNLYGKVTTGTIRSTIVVDEDGRVQLPLYNVKATGHVAALRKKLGLD from the coding sequence ATGACCGAACGTCTCGCCGCCGGGGCCGACGCCCCCGACTTCACCCTGCCGGACGAGCACGGCACGCCGACGAGCCTGCGCGACCTGCGGGGCCGCAAGGTCATCGTGTACTTCTACCCGGCCGCGTCGACGCCCGGATGCACGACCGAGGCCTGCGACTTCCGCGACAACATGAACTCCCTGCAGGGCGCCGGCTACACGGTGCTCGGCATCAGCAAGGACGACCTCCCCGCGCTGCAGCGGTTCAAGGACGAGCAGGCCCTGACCTTCCCGCTCCTGAGCGACCCGGACCTGACGGTCCACCGCGCGTACGGCGCGTACGGCGAGAAGAACCTCTACGGCAAGGTCACGACGGGCACGATCCGCTCGACGATCGTCGTCGACGAGGACGGCCGCGTGCAGCTACCGCTCTACAACGTGAAGGCGACGGGGCACGTGGCCGCGCTGCGGAAGAAGCTCGGCCTGGACTGA
- a CDS encoding WhiB family transcriptional regulator — MDWRDKAACLTADPELFFPVGNTGPAVDQIEKAKSVCARCTVTETCLQYALETSQDSGVWGGLSEDERRALKRRAARARRAS; from the coding sequence ATGGATTGGCGTGACAAGGCCGCCTGCCTCACCGCGGACCCCGAGCTCTTCTTCCCGGTCGGGAACACCGGCCCGGCCGTCGACCAGATCGAGAAGGCGAAGTCGGTGTGCGCTCGGTGCACCGTCACCGAGACCTGTCTGCAGTACGCGCTCGAGACCTCGCAGGACTCGGGCGTCTGGGGCGGTCTGAGCGAGGACGAGCGTCGCGCGCTCAAGCGCCGCGCTGCCCGCGCACGTCGCGCCTCCTGA
- a CDS encoding endo alpha-1,4 polygalactosaminidase has protein sequence MTARRVFGRACMAAVLVVAGWVVAPPVASAVPADRPASAAIGRLGVGRLGVGRPAVAAPASTATRSSPPVRPFPTRGRPDYQLGGAYRPPASVTIVERDSTAHPAPGTYGICYVNGFQTQPQDTAWWRREHPRDLLRTASGKPVSDPGWPDEVLLDTGTAAHRRDVVRVLSRTVDRCARRGFDAVEFDNLDSWTRSRGRLSRADALATAALLVDVAHRDGLAAGQKNAPGLGTRGRDVAGFDFAVAEECVRYDECRAYARVYGGRVIDVEYSDALRTTFAAACRSASRPRMTILRDRDLVTPSHAAYRYRRCLVAGS, from the coding sequence GTGACCGCTCGTCGCGTCTTCGGGCGGGCCTGCATGGCCGCCGTGCTCGTCGTGGCCGGCTGGGTGGTCGCCCCGCCCGTGGCGTCCGCCGTGCCGGCGGACCGACCCGCGTCGGCCGCCATCGGGAGGCTCGGTGTCGGGAGGCTCGGTGTCGGGAGGCCCGCCGTCGCGGCGCCCGCATCCACCGCGACGCGTTCGTCCCCGCCGGTCCGGCCGTTCCCGACCCGCGGGCGCCCGGACTACCAGCTCGGCGGCGCGTACCGTCCGCCCGCCAGCGTCACGATCGTCGAACGGGACAGCACCGCGCATCCGGCACCGGGCACGTACGGGATCTGTTACGTCAACGGGTTCCAGACCCAGCCCCAGGACACCGCGTGGTGGCGGCGCGAGCACCCGAGGGACCTCCTCCGGACCGCATCGGGGAAACCGGTCAGCGATCCCGGGTGGCCGGACGAGGTCCTCCTGGACACCGGGACCGCGGCGCACCGTCGAGACGTCGTCCGGGTCCTGTCCCGCACCGTGGACCGCTGTGCACGTCGTGGGTTCGACGCCGTCGAGTTCGACAACCTCGACTCGTGGACGCGCTCGCGCGGGCGCCTCAGCCGCGCTGACGCCCTCGCCACCGCCGCGCTCCTGGTCGACGTGGCGCACCGGGACGGCCTCGCCGCGGGGCAGAAGAACGCGCCGGGCCTCGGCACGCGAGGGCGGGACGTCGCGGGCTTCGACTTCGCCGTCGCCGAGGAGTGCGTGCGCTACGACGAGTGCCGTGCGTACGCCCGCGTGTACGGCGGACGGGTGATCGACGTCGAGTACAGCGACGCGCTCCGCACGACGTTCGCCGCCGCCTGCCGTTCCGCGTCGCGGCCGCGCATGACGATCCTCCGCGATCGTGACCTCGTCACGCCCTCGCACGCGGCGTACCGGTACCGGCGCTGCCTCGTCGCCGGCTCGTGA
- a CDS encoding alpha-amylase family protein encodes MTSWVEHALWWHVYPLGFVGADIRPPDAPTPSARDRPVEHRLGRLEAWLDHVVDLGLNGIALGPVFASSTHGYDTLDHFRVDPRLGDEDDLLRLVATAHDRGVRVLLDGVFNHVGREHPAFRALEEDGPAAPTAGLFRVRWDGWRPGDRVDADVFEGHDQLVALDHGSSATVDLVVDVMTHWLDRGVDGWRLDAAYAVPPAFWAAVLPRVRERHPDAWFSGEVIHGDAAAVVRASTMDSVTQYELWQGIWHGIADGNCHELAHAIRRHDALLSTFVPSTFVGNHDVTRITSAVGPRHLPHALAVLFTVAGVPSVYAGDEYAFRGVKEARVGGDDAVRPAFPPVPPAPADLDPEGRDAFRTHQALVAVRRRHPWLHRAHTDVVHLENTAIVLRTAIGTDAVVTALNIGDEAVSLPAAGSTTIEAGAGEVDHGRVRLAASGWAVLGG; translated from the coding sequence ATGACGTCCTGGGTGGAGCACGCCCTCTGGTGGCACGTGTACCCGCTGGGGTTCGTCGGTGCCGACATCCGTCCGCCGGATGCCCCCACGCCGTCGGCACGGGATCGACCGGTCGAGCACCGGCTCGGTCGACTCGAGGCGTGGCTCGACCACGTCGTCGACCTCGGGCTGAACGGCATCGCGCTGGGACCGGTGTTCGCGTCGTCGACGCACGGCTACGACACGCTCGACCACTTCCGGGTGGACCCGCGGCTCGGGGACGAGGACGACCTCCTCCGTCTCGTCGCCACGGCGCACGACCGCGGCGTCCGGGTGCTGCTCGACGGGGTGTTCAACCACGTGGGGCGCGAGCATCCGGCGTTCCGAGCGCTCGAGGAGGACGGACCCGCGGCCCCGACCGCCGGACTGTTCCGCGTGCGCTGGGACGGGTGGCGTCCCGGTGACCGCGTCGACGCGGACGTGTTCGAGGGCCACGACCAACTCGTCGCCCTCGACCACGGCTCCTCGGCGACCGTCGACCTGGTCGTCGACGTCATGACCCACTGGCTCGACCGCGGCGTGGACGGCTGGCGCCTCGACGCCGCGTACGCCGTGCCGCCCGCGTTCTGGGCGGCGGTGTTGCCCCGCGTGCGAGAGCGGCACCCGGACGCTTGGTTCTCAGGTGAGGTGATCCACGGTGACGCCGCTGCCGTCGTGCGGGCCTCGACCATGGACTCGGTCACCCAGTACGAGCTGTGGCAGGGCATCTGGCACGGCATCGCGGACGGCAACTGCCACGAGCTCGCACACGCGATCCGCCGGCACGACGCGCTCCTGTCGACGTTCGTCCCGAGCACGTTCGTCGGCAACCACGACGTGACGCGCATCACGTCCGCGGTCGGTCCGCGGCACCTGCCGCACGCCCTCGCGGTCCTGTTCACGGTGGCCGGCGTGCCGAGCGTGTACGCGGGCGACGAGTACGCCTTCCGCGGCGTCAAGGAGGCCCGGGTCGGCGGCGACGACGCCGTGCGCCCGGCGTTCCCACCCGTGCCACCGGCTCCGGCCGACCTCGATCCGGAGGGCCGGGACGCCTTCCGCACGCACCAGGCGCTCGTCGCCGTGCGGCGTCGCCACCCGTGGTTGCACCGCGCGCACACGGACGTCGTGCACCTCGAGAACACGGCGATCGTGCTCCGGACGGCGATCGGCACGGACGCGGTCGTCACCGCGCTCAACATCGGCGACGAGGCGGTGTCGCTGCCCGCGGCCGGGTCGACCACGATCGAGGCGGGCGCGGGCGAGGTCGACCACGGTCGCGTCCGACTGGCGGCCTCCGGTTGGGCGGTGCTCGGCGGGTGA
- a CDS encoding response regulator transcription factor: MVDASEAAPLRLVIADDQALVRAGLRALVESEPDMTVVAEAADGEDAVRAAVEHHPDVVLMDIRMPRVDGLVATRRIGADPALRDVRVVVLTTFEEDAFVFEAIRGGAAGFLVKDTEPAELLRAIRTVVAGDSLLSPGATRSLVAAFATHATPAELTPALDRLTDREREVMRWVAGGLSNSEIAQRLFISPATTKSHVSRAMVKLGARDRAQLVVFAYETGLVAPGWSGS; encoded by the coding sequence GTGGTTGACGCCAGCGAGGCGGCACCGCTCCGGTTGGTGATCGCGGACGACCAGGCACTCGTCCGCGCCGGACTGCGGGCGCTCGTCGAGTCCGAGCCCGACATGACCGTCGTCGCCGAGGCCGCCGACGGCGAGGACGCCGTGCGTGCTGCCGTGGAACACCATCCCGACGTCGTGCTCATGGACATCCGGATGCCCCGCGTCGACGGACTCGTGGCAACGCGGCGCATCGGTGCCGACCCGGCGCTCCGTGACGTGCGCGTCGTGGTCCTCACGACCTTCGAGGAGGACGCCTTCGTGTTCGAGGCGATCCGGGGCGGAGCGGCCGGGTTCCTGGTCAAGGACACCGAGCCGGCCGAGCTCCTCCGCGCGATCCGGACGGTGGTCGCGGGTGACTCGTTGCTCTCGCCGGGGGCGACCCGGTCCCTCGTCGCCGCCTTCGCCACGCACGCCACCCCGGCGGAACTGACCCCTGCACTCGACCGCTTGACCGATCGGGAGCGCGAGGTCATGCGGTGGGTCGCCGGGGGACTGTCGAACAGCGAGATCGCACAACGCCTGTTCATCAGCCCTGCGACGACGAAGTCACACGTGAGCCGGGCGATGGTGAAGCTCGGCGCACGGGACCGGGCGCAGCTCGTCGTGTTCGCCTACGAGACGGGCCTCGTCGCACCCGGCTGGTCCGGCTCCTGA